Within the Rosa rugosa chromosome 2, drRosRugo1.1, whole genome shotgun sequence genome, the region ATTTTATGCTCTTAACTCTAAGATTAGGCGATTAGGCCTAAGAATCGAACTAGAAACACATAATGGCATTTCCAAACTGAGACGCAGCTAGCTCTCTCAATAAATATGCCAAACGCATGGACCAtgttcttttccttttaatCATGTACTGGATTCTAGATTCTTCTCGTTGGGTCCCACCCACCTCTTGACCCTCCCACCGAATTTGCAACCAAACCCAGTTACGGTGTGCGTTAAATCAACGCATCGAGCTCGATCCCACCGTCCACGTGTATAACTCACCTTGCAGGTTTATTAACCATGATTAGTTGAACTTGTGGTTCAGACCCTACCGTCAACCGCGCTTGACGCCTATATATAAACACCCCAGGGGGCTCTGGACATTTCTCAACCAAATCATTGTTGTGGTATCGAAGCTTGTTCTTTGGGTAAGGTTTCCGGAGCAAAGCCTTACCCCCATTTTGAATTCCTCTTCTTCGATCAGGGTACGTACGCTTCTTCATTTCCTCGTTTCATTTCTCTAGCTCTTCTTTTCTTGACTGGTGTGATATTTGATGGATCGATAGTCAAATCTGTTTTCTCTTTGGGATGCTATGTTTGATTCTGCTTCTACCACATACATGTTATGTTCTGGTGGTATCGTTGTCTTGGTCACCGGTTGACGAGGAGAAGATTACCAGCTCTCTTTGTGCTGTTAGGTGGTAGTGGCCGGAAAGATGGAATGGGCTGTTTCATATTACGTTTGTTCTGAATGAATATAACCTAGCTAGTCATGGTTTTGATTATGATTTTGTTTCTATGCTATGCTTATATGTGATATAAGCAAGTCACTTCATGGTTTGGTAGATTGTTTCTTAGTTTGTGATGTCAATGGTTTTCAAATATATCGATCGATTGTTTCATTGTTTGTGAATATTCTGATATATTGAGTTTTTTTCACTATCGGGGTTGACGAAAAAGTAGGCTAAATGGTTGAAATAATACATGGGAGCATGGCAAGAGTTTTCAAAAGGTTGTTTACAATACGTCTTCGATCATGTTTCCATGTTCCCAATTAGTGGGATGTAGGTAGGTATTGAATTAATTGTGATCGTGACTAATAACCAgcgattttttgtttttgtggcaTTTTTCAGCTTCCTTTGTACGTTTAGAGATCCATCAAGCAAAGCACATATATGGTTGAGTTAGACGTTGTGATCCCAACTGCTTTTGATCCATTTGCCGAAGCGAGAGGGGCCAAGGAGTATGTGCATATCCGTGTGCAGCAAAGGAATGGGAAGAAGTGCCTGACAACAGTTCAAGGGCTGAAGAAGGACTTCAGCTACGAGAAGATACTCAAGGATCTCAAGAAAGAGTTCTGCTGCAACGGCAATGTGGTTCAGGACAAAGAGCTTGGCAAGATAATCCAGCTCCAAGGCGATCAGCGCAAGAACGTCCTCCAGTTTCTTGTTCAGGCAAGAATTGTCAAGAAGGAGCAGATCAAGATTCATGGTTTTTGATCGATCGATGCATGACTCGACTTTGGGGCTCAACTACCTAGTTTGCTACGTGGTGCTCCTAGTCCTTGATCTGTGAGGCCCTGATATATCTATTGGTATGTAATAACTGGATGGTTCGTCCGTAATACGTGCAACTTATTATAGACTTCTCTCCTGGTTAGACGATTTGTGGTAAACATGTATGTGGAAATGTACCAAATTTCATTAATGATGTGCCTAAGGAATGCATTTGATGATAAATTGCTTCTCCCTGAATAGCTTCTGTCTGGGGAAACAAAATTACACGGAAAGGACAAAAAGAAAGTTTGATCTGTTATTTTTGATGGAAAGATGTTATTCAATGATGTAAATGAAAATAAGAGGCATCTAGAATGGGAGGATTTCCAAGTAACCAAAGTAAACCACAAAGAGAGAACATcataattaaaaaagaaaaaagaaaaaaactaacACTCCTAAACAACAAAGTAACATCTGCTAAG harbors:
- the LOC133734326 gene encoding protein translation factor SUI1 homolog; amino-acid sequence: MVELDVVIPTAFDPFAEARGAKEYVHIRVQQRNGKKCLTTVQGLKKDFSYEKILKDLKKEFCCNGNVVQDKELGKIIQLQGDQRKNVLQFLVQARIVKKEQIKIHGF